The following coding sequences lie in one Haladaptatus sp. DJG-WS-42 genomic window:
- the ptsP gene encoding phosphoenolpyruvate--protein phosphotransferase has product MSRTVTGTGATPLSDVGIVRWYRPDECLPETTDAETPATERANFEQAKKTARDELEVERERTRELVGEQEAGVFDAHLQFLADPQIEASVEDGIDDGLAATTAVREAFADPISQFESMDGMMAERADDLRDVRNRLVRILAGSERIDLAALPAGTILLAERLTPSDTAQLDPARVAGFATVEGGRTSHAAIFARSLGIPAVVGAGASIEDIQEGTEVVIDGTAGEVIVEPDEAVKADAAGSRDIEVQADAVETTDGVSIEVAANVGTPAEIESAVEHGADGIGLFRTEFLFLNRESPPSEDEQYEAIAETLSAFPDGRVVVRTLDIGGDKPIPYLDQPAEENPFLGERGIRRSLDADADLFRTQLRALMRAAASDHGDGLSVMFPLVSTVDELDRALEAVDEVATDLEDAGVEWARPEFGVMIETPSAVFMAEELATRVDFFSIGTNDLTQYVMATSRENDRISYLHDPRHPAVLRAIRRIVQVGHDHDCWVGMCGEMAGDPTLLKLLVGLGLDELSMSAITIPDVKAGVAATSHADAASLASDALAATTISDITQLLNQ; this is encoded by the coding sequence ATGTCTCGAACCGTCACTGGAACCGGCGCGACGCCGCTTTCCGATGTCGGGATCGTCAGGTGGTATCGCCCGGACGAATGTCTCCCAGAGACGACCGACGCCGAGACGCCAGCAACAGAGCGTGCCAACTTCGAGCAAGCAAAAAAGACCGCCCGGGACGAACTCGAAGTAGAGCGCGAACGCACCCGAGAGCTGGTCGGTGAACAAGAGGCAGGTGTGTTCGACGCCCACCTCCAGTTCCTCGCAGACCCGCAAATCGAAGCCAGCGTCGAGGACGGTATCGACGACGGCCTCGCCGCCACCACGGCCGTCCGTGAGGCGTTCGCTGACCCCATTTCGCAGTTCGAGTCGATGGACGGGATGATGGCAGAGCGCGCAGACGACCTGCGCGACGTGCGCAATCGACTGGTTCGCATCCTCGCTGGGAGCGAGCGCATCGACCTCGCTGCACTTCCCGCAGGCACAATCCTCCTCGCAGAGCGGCTCACGCCGAGCGACACGGCCCAACTCGATCCCGCTCGAGTCGCGGGCTTTGCGACGGTCGAAGGCGGGCGCACCTCGCACGCCGCCATCTTCGCCCGGTCGCTCGGCATCCCAGCTGTCGTCGGTGCGGGTGCGAGTATCGAAGACATTCAGGAAGGAACGGAGGTCGTCATCGACGGCACCGCAGGCGAGGTCATCGTCGAGCCTGACGAGGCCGTGAAAGCCGACGCGGCGGGGAGCCGCGATATCGAAGTGCAGGCAGACGCGGTCGAAACCACAGACGGCGTATCCATCGAAGTTGCCGCGAACGTTGGGACGCCCGCGGAAATCGAGAGCGCGGTCGAACACGGCGCAGACGGGATTGGCCTGTTTCGCACCGAGTTCCTGTTTCTGAACCGCGAGTCACCGCCGAGCGAAGACGAGCAGTACGAAGCTATCGCAGAGACGCTCTCTGCGTTCCCCGACGGCCGCGTCGTCGTCCGGACGCTCGACATCGGTGGCGACAAACCGATTCCGTATCTCGACCAGCCCGCAGAGGAAAACCCATTCCTCGGCGAGCGCGGCATCCGGCGGTCGCTCGACGCTGACGCTGACCTGTTTCGCACGCAACTGCGGGCGCTCATGCGCGCTGCAGCGAGCGACCACGGCGACGGTCTCTCGGTCATGTTCCCCCTCGTCTCGACCGTGGACGAACTCGACCGCGCGCTCGAAGCCGTAGACGAGGTCGCAACAGACCTTGAGGACGCAGGTGTCGAATGGGCACGCCCCGAGTTTGGCGTCATGATAGAGACGCCGAGTGCGGTGTTCATGGCCGAAGAACTCGCCACGCGCGTGGACTTCTTCAGCATCGGGACGAACGACCTCACGCAGTACGTGATGGCGACTTCCCGCGAGAACGACCGCATCTCCTACCTCCACGACCCACGGCATCCGGCCGTGCTTCGGGCCATCCGCCGCATCGTGCAGGTGGGCCACGACCACGACTGCTGGGTTGGAATGTGCGGCGAGATGGCGGGCGACCCAACGCTGCTCAAACTCCTTGTCGGCCTCGGCTTAGACGAGCTGTCGATGAGCGCCATCACCATCCCGGACGTGAAAGCAGGCGTCGCCGCAACCTCGCACGCAGACGCCGCCTCACTCGCCAGTGACGCGCTGGCCGCAACGACTATCTCAGACATCACACAACTGCTCAACCAATGA
- a CDS encoding HPr family phosphocarrier protein, whose protein sequence is MERTVTVVPEDGLHARPAANFVEAAGEYESEITIAPADGDGVNAQSMLAVTSLGVAAGDDVVLTAEGADAEAALDALEAILTTPEDSA, encoded by the coding sequence ATGGAGCGCACCGTGACGGTCGTCCCCGAAGACGGCCTCCACGCTCGTCCTGCTGCGAATTTCGTCGAGGCCGCGGGTGAGTACGAGTCGGAAATTACGATTGCCCCCGCAGACGGCGACGGTGTGAACGCCCAGAGCATGCTCGCCGTGACGAGTCTCGGCGTTGCCGCAGGCGACGACGTGGTGCTCACCGCTGAGGGCGCGGACGCAGAAGCCGCCCTCGACGCGCTCGAAGCAATCCTCACAACCCCTGAAGACAGTGCCTGA
- a CDS encoding PTS sugar transporter subunit IIA — translation MHSETIDTLLPETHISLSGAPTEKRACIEYLLDLAVSGGRVNDRGAALAALLEREEQTTTGVGMGIGIPHAKTDAVDEPLVAFTRSEEGIDFGAMDDEPAHLIFMILVPAEGSDDHLQILSSLSRALMHEEVRDSLYNAETEETVRETLTEAVA, via the coding sequence ATGCACTCAGAAACCATTGATACCCTGCTTCCGGAGACGCACATCTCGCTTTCCGGAGCCCCGACAGAGAAACGCGCGTGCATCGAATACCTCCTCGACCTCGCGGTCTCTGGCGGCCGCGTGAACGACCGCGGCGCTGCCCTCGCCGCCCTCCTCGAACGCGAAGAACAGACGACGACCGGCGTCGGCATGGGCATCGGCATCCCCCACGCGAAAACCGACGCCGTAGACGAACCGCTCGTCGCCTTCACCCGCTCTGAGGAAGGCATCGACTTCGGTGCGATGGACGACGAACCAGCCCACCTCATCTTCATGATTCTCGTCCCGGCCGAAGGCAGCGACGACCACCTCCAGATTCTGAGTTCGCTTTCCCGGGCACTCATGCACGAGGAGGTTCGTGACTCGCTGTACAACGCAGAAACAGAGGAAACCGTCCGCGAGACGCTCACGGAGGCGGTGGCGTAA
- a CDS encoding PTS fructose transporter subunit IIC, protein MSSSDSVETALRTHLTSVKEDLMTGVSFMIPFVTIGGIFLALGFAVGDTQAVFDNTGSLGWFLAQIGVAGLTLMVPVLGAYIAYAIADRPALAPGFVLSYLLQQGTVVTEAGKYIGLDAGGLGAGYLGALVAGLLTGYVARFFKNLNVPKEIAPMMPVLIIPVLTTAVLAPVILFGIGAPVAIANQSLTAFLKSLQGGQALIIGLILGGMMAFDMGGPVNKVAYLFSVGLISEGVYAPMAAVMIAGMTPPLGMAISNFIAPQRYAAEMKENAKNGVLMGLSFITEGAIPYAAADPLRVIPALVAGSAVAGGASMSLGVTMPAPHGGIFVVPLSNQPLLFIGCVLLGSLVTAGVATGLKATVGESATGTTTQTSD, encoded by the coding sequence ATGTCATCCAGCGATTCGGTAGAAACGGCGCTCCGAACACATCTCACCTCAGTGAAGGAAGACCTGATGACCGGGGTCTCGTTCATGATTCCGTTCGTCACGATTGGCGGTATCTTCCTCGCCCTCGGCTTCGCCGTTGGCGACACGCAGGCTGTGTTCGACAACACGGGTTCGCTCGGTTGGTTCCTCGCCCAGATTGGCGTCGCCGGACTGACCCTGATGGTTCCGGTGCTCGGTGCCTACATCGCGTACGCAATCGCAGACCGCCCGGCACTCGCTCCCGGGTTCGTGCTCTCGTACCTGCTCCAGCAGGGCACGGTCGTCACCGAAGCGGGCAAGTACATCGGCTTAGACGCCGGTGGCCTCGGCGCGGGCTATCTTGGCGCACTCGTCGCCGGTCTCCTTACCGGCTACGTCGCCCGCTTTTTCAAGAACCTGAACGTCCCGAAAGAGATTGCCCCGATGATGCCGGTGCTCATCATTCCCGTCCTCACGACGGCGGTGCTTGCGCCGGTCATCCTCTTCGGTATCGGCGCACCCGTCGCCATCGCAAACCAGTCGCTCACCGCCTTCCTCAAAAGTTTGCAGGGCGGACAGGCGCTCATCATCGGCCTCATCCTCGGCGGGATGATGGCCTTCGATATGGGTGGGCCCGTCAACAAGGTGGCCTACCTGTTCTCGGTCGGCCTCATCAGTGAGGGCGTGTATGCCCCGATGGCCGCCGTCATGATCGCTGGCATGACGCCGCCACTCGGCATGGCGATTTCGAACTTCATCGCCCCACAGAGGTACGCTGCTGAGATGAAAGAAAACGCGAAAAACGGCGTCCTGATGGGCCTGTCGTTCATCACGGAAGGCGCAATCCCCTACGCCGCGGCTGACCCGCTCCGTGTGATTCCCGCGCTCGTCGCCGGGAGCGCCGTCGCCGGTGGGGCGTCGATGTCCCTCGGCGTGACGATGCCCGCCCCACACGGCGGCATCTTTGTCGTCCCGCTCTCGAACCAACCCCTGCTGTTCATCGGCTGTGTCCTCCTGGGCTCGCTCGTGACCGCGGGCGTGGCAACTGGCCTCAAGGCAACTGTTGGCGAATCTGCCACAGGAACTACAACCCAGACTTCCGATTGA
- the pfkB gene encoding 1-phosphofructokinase, with translation MILTVTLNPAVDHTLTLDQPLNPGEVARTGDAQFDAGGKGINVSKYLGERGVETCATGLVGGFLGQFIEARLEATGVPADFVEIAGLTRLNTTLHAPDGEFKVNQHGPRVGTDAVERIIDTAQQHDPEMVVIAGSLPQGLDASAIDRIATAGEWETVVDVGGELLTELSAEYALCKPNREELTAATGVETDSLEDCIAAAKALREQGYERVAASLGDDGALLVTPERVFHAVALDVDVVDTVGAGDAFLAGMLSAFARGARDENALKEGVAVASEVVTTPGTQVPMLSDVQRNAGRVTVSARQ, from the coding sequence ATGATATTGACCGTCACCCTGAACCCTGCAGTTGACCACACGCTCACGCTCGACCAGCCACTCAACCCCGGCGAAGTGGCGCGAACCGGTGACGCCCAGTTCGATGCGGGCGGCAAGGGCATCAACGTCTCAAAATATCTCGGTGAACGCGGGGTCGAGACCTGTGCGACTGGCCTCGTTGGCGGCTTCCTTGGCCAGTTCATCGAGGCGCGGCTCGAAGCAACTGGCGTCCCCGCAGACTTCGTCGAGATTGCGGGACTCACGCGGCTGAACACGACCCTCCACGCGCCAGACGGCGAGTTCAAGGTGAACCAACACGGCCCGCGCGTCGGTACGGACGCCGTCGAGCGCATCATCGACACCGCACAGCAACACGACCCGGAGATGGTCGTTATCGCGGGCAGCCTCCCGCAGGGACTCGATGCGAGCGCGATAGACCGCATCGCAACCGCGGGCGAGTGGGAAACGGTCGTGGACGTGGGTGGCGAACTGCTCACCGAGCTGTCTGCGGAGTATGCCCTCTGTAAACCGAACCGCGAGGAACTCACTGCGGCAACTGGGGTAGAGACGGACTCGCTCGAAGACTGCATCGCGGCGGCGAAAGCCCTCCGCGAACAGGGCTACGAGCGCGTGGCGGCCTCGCTCGGTGACGACGGCGCGTTGCTCGTCACCCCAGAGCGCGTGTTCCACGCAGTTGCACTCGACGTGGACGTCGTAGACACCGTTGGCGCAGGCGATGCGTTCCTCGCAGGCATGCTGTCGGCGTTCGCGCGCGGGGCGAGAGACGAAAACGCCCTCAAAGAGGGGGTCGCCGTCGCGTCAGAAGTGGTCACCACTCCCGGCACGCAGGTGCCGATGTTGTCAGACGTGCAACGCAACGCGGGCCGAGTGACTGTTTCTGCACGACAGTAA
- the glpR gene encoding HTH-type transcriptional regulator GlpR — protein MLPAERKRKIVELVTAHDGCAVDELATDLEFSKATIRRDLRELEEEGLIERSHGGAVPVTAVGREQSYGQRDVQHLEQKAAIAEVATGQIHPGQVVFFDAGTTTMQVAKRAPKDGSFLAVTNSPLLAMELMSDENEVKLTGGTLRRRTRALVGPSATGFMERMNFDLLFLGTNAIDKAGGLSTPNEDEALVKEVMIERAERVVLVADGSKLGKRSFIEFATLADIDVFITDESLSAVQQETFDAANVDVLETQ, from the coding sequence ATGTTACCCGCCGAGCGAAAGCGAAAAATCGTCGAACTGGTCACCGCGCACGATGGGTGTGCCGTCGACGAACTCGCAACGGACCTCGAGTTCTCGAAGGCAACGATTCGACGTGACCTCCGCGAACTCGAAGAGGAGGGACTCATCGAACGGTCACACGGTGGTGCGGTTCCGGTAACCGCTGTGGGGCGCGAACAGAGCTACGGCCAGCGCGACGTCCAACACTTAGAGCAAAAGGCCGCCATCGCAGAAGTTGCGACGGGGCAAATCCATCCCGGGCAGGTCGTGTTTTTCGACGCCGGGACGACGACGATGCAGGTTGCAAAGCGCGCGCCAAAAGACGGTTCGTTTCTCGCGGTGACGAACTCACCGTTGCTCGCCATGGAGCTCATGAGCGACGAAAACGAGGTGAAGCTCACGGGTGGCACCCTCCGGAGACGAACCCGTGCGCTCGTCGGTCCGAGCGCGACGGGCTTCATGGAACGCATGAACTTCGACCTGCTCTTTCTCGGGACGAACGCCATCGACAAAGCAGGCGGCCTGAGCACGCCAAACGAGGATGAAGCCCTCGTCAAAGAGGTCATGATCGAACGTGCAGAGCGTGTCGTACTCGTCGCAGACGGCTCGAAGCTCGGCAAGCGCAGCTTCATCGAGTTCGCCACGCTCGCAGACATTGACGTGTTCATCACCGACGAGTCGCTCAGCGCGGTTCAACAAGAAACGTTCGACGCAGCGAATGTAGACGTTTTAGAGACACAATGA
- the rpsJ gene encoding 30S ribosomal protein S10 gives MQQARVRLAGTSPVDLDKICSDVREIAEKTGVNLSGPVPLPTKTLEIPSRKSPDGEGTATWEHWEMRVHKRLIDLDADERALRQLMRIQVPNDVSIEIVLED, from the coding sequence ATGCAACAAGCACGCGTCCGGCTCGCGGGCACCAGCCCCGTGGACCTCGACAAAATCTGCAGTGACGTCCGCGAAATCGCGGAGAAGACCGGTGTCAACCTGAGCGGTCCGGTGCCGCTCCCAACGAAAACGCTGGAAATCCCCTCCCGCAAGTCCCCAGACGGCGAAGGGACGGCAACGTGGGAGCACTGGGAAATGCGCGTCCACAAGCGGCTGATCGACCTGGACGCCGACGAGCGTGCACTCCGTCAGCTGATGCGCATTCAGGTTCCCAACGACGTCAGCATCGAGATCGTCCTCGAAGACTGA